One stretch of Pseudomonadota bacterium DNA includes these proteins:
- the trpA gene encoding tryptophan synthase subunit alpha — MIGNRFKQLPENPALSIFFTAGYPRLNDTMPIITALQASGVDMVEVGFPFSDPVADGPTIQESNLVALANGMTIKLLFEQLSKLRSGSITMPVLLMGYLNPVERYGCERFFEEAARCGIDALILPDMPFDEYLARYRPLFKRNSIQPVFLITTRTEDERIRELDAEDPAFLYVVSSDAITGGRAEVSQERERFFKHLMEMGLKSRLIVGFGVSDQESFNLVTKHTDGAIIGSAFLRAIAKIDLKTTGSTSPKQDISGSVSDFIKQIRHG, encoded by the coding sequence TTCAATTTTCTTTACAGCTGGATACCCCCGCCTTAACGACACCATGCCTATTATTACAGCACTTCAGGCCAGCGGTGTTGATATGGTTGAGGTTGGATTTCCATTCTCTGATCCAGTAGCGGATGGCCCAACGATTCAGGAGAGTAACCTCGTAGCGCTCGCAAACGGCATGACTATTAAGCTGCTCTTTGAGCAGCTCTCCAAGCTCCGTAGCGGCTCAATTACGATGCCAGTACTTCTAATGGGGTACCTTAATCCCGTTGAGCGATACGGGTGTGAGCGCTTCTTTGAAGAGGCGGCACGCTGTGGTATAGATGCCCTGATACTTCCAGATATGCCCTTTGATGAATACCTTGCGCGTTATCGGCCGCTCTTTAAGAGAAATAGCATTCAGCCCGTATTCCTTATTACTACGCGTACGGAGGATGAGCGTATCAGGGAATTGGATGCCGAGGATCCAGCGTTTCTCTACGTAGTATCATCCGACGCTATTACTGGGGGCAGGGCTGAGGTCAGTCAGGAGCGCGAGAGATTCTTCAAGCATCTTATGGAGATGGGGCTTAAAAGCAGGCTTATTGTAGGCTTTGGAGTTTCCGATCAAGAGAGCTTTAACTTAGTAACAAAACACACGGATGGGGCCATTATCGGGAGCGCTTTTCTTCGCGCGATAGCCAAGATCGATCTAAAAACGACCGGTTCTACAAGCCCCAAGCAGGATATCTCAGGCTCCGTCTCCGATTTCATAAAACAGATTAGGCATGGCTAG
- a CDS encoding peptidylprolyl isomerase codes for MKHLSKAACTIVIVAASVIHIAAATPLSSAQNSSLLNDPNTIVATLNGEKITVADINRELEQPELQAMVETIKDDPANLINLKISILASKIDRDLLVKAAKSSPSYDPAELQKSFDALVAEQGGRESINTTLSSYGTTWERFSDDINNKLLIERYVEQEILKNFTVSEADLKKSFTENPDLYATPEMVKARHILIKIDPKATPEQIAAARKKISEIRTKALAPGADFAQLAGESSDDEATKLEGGDLGFFQRGMMVPEFEQAAFELKVGDISDPVQSEYGFHIIKVEERQVAGSPDYETSKDKVRYLVMAQAHDRLLMERISQLRKSAKIEYLVPELAALRNPVAAPLGE; via the coding sequence ATGAAGCACCTATCTAAAGCCGCCTGTACGATCGTAATTGTCGCTGCCTCTGTGATCCATATCGCCGCTGCTACCCCGCTCTCTTCGGCGCAGAATAGCTCTCTCTTAAACGATCCTAACACCATCGTTGCTACACTCAACGGAGAAAAGATTACAGTAGCAGATATTAACCGCGAGCTTGAGCAACCGGAGCTTCAAGCTATGGTTGAGACCATCAAGGATGACCCTGCAAACCTGATAAACTTAAAGATCTCAATCCTCGCCTCTAAGATTGATAGGGATCTGTTGGTCAAGGCCGCCAAGAGCTCTCCAAGTTACGATCCTGCAGAGCTACAAAAATCCTTTGACGCACTAGTTGCTGAGCAGGGTGGCCGAGAGAGCATTAATACTACGCTCTCTTCGTATGGCACCACCTGGGAACGATTCTCAGATGATATCAACAACAAGCTATTGATTGAACGCTACGTTGAACAGGAGATACTCAAGAACTTTACGGTTTCTGAGGCTGACCTTAAAAAATCATTTACAGAGAATCCCGACCTCTATGCAACACCAGAGATGGTTAAGGCCCGTCATATCCTAATTAAGATCGATCCTAAAGCAACACCGGAACAGATCGCAGCGGCCCGCAAAAAGATCTCTGAGATTCGCACTAAGGCGCTTGCTCCAGGGGCTGATTTTGCACAATTAGCTGGCGAAAGTTCGGACGATGAGGCCACAAAACTTGAGGGTGGAGATCTCGGCTTCTTTCAGCGCGGCATGATGGTACCCGAATTTGAACAAGCTGCCTTTGAACTTAAAGTAGGTGATATCAGCGACCCAGTACAATCGGAGTACGGATTCCATATTATTAAAGTTGAGGAGCGTCAGGTTGCTGGCAGCCCTGACTACGAAACATCTAAGGATAAGGTGCGCTACCTTGTTATGGCTCAAGCGCACGATAGACTACTAATGGAGCGTATCAGCCAGCTCCGTAAGTCTGCAAAGATTGAATACCTTGTGCCAGAGCTTGCTGCCTTAAGGAATCCAGTTGCGGCACCGTTAGGCGAATAA